A window of [Ruminococcus] lactaris ATCC 29176 genomic DNA:
ACAATTGCCATTGTCCCGTTATTTTTCAAATGATACAATCCGTGTAATAAAAATGCATAATCAGCCTTTGACTTTGGTGCTAATACACCATAATCACTGAAACGTTCATCTTGAAGAAATCCTGCTGCTGCACTCCATTTGGCTGAATATGGAGGGTTCATAAGAACCATATTGAAATCCGTTTCTTCTCCTGTTGGCCAATCCCCATCTAATGTATCTCCATTTCGAAGATGTTGGTTTTCCGCCACTATTCCATGTAGAAACATATTCATTCTCGCCAGATTATAAGTTGATGTATTCTGTTCCTGTCCATAGTATTTGATATATTCTGGTGCTGATGCATATTTTTTAGCATTTAACAATAATGACCCCGATCCCATACACGGATCATATACGGATAATCCTTTTTTATCTTCCTGCCCTGAAATAGCAATTTTTGTTAATATCTTTGATACAGCCTGCGGAGTATAGAATTCTCCTGCTTTCTTTCCTGTTTCAGAAGCAAACTGTCCGATCAAATATTCATAGGCATTTCCAAGTATTTCCGCATCTGAATTTAACAGATCCGCTTTATCAATTTCTTTTATAAGACTTGCAACTGTATCACTCTGTTTTTGGTCGCCTGCACCTAATCGATTGGAATACAGATCAATATCGGTAAACAAATCTGCGAAGATTGGATCACTCTGCTCTATATTATTAAATCCTTTCTGCAACTGCTCACGGTTGAAAGAATTATTTCTTGCAGCATCAGCAAAATAAGTGTATGTAAGTTCTGGCTCCATAACATAGTGACATTCTTCTGACAGCTGATCTTTCAATTCTTCTGCACTCTCATCCTCTAGTGCTTCTTTATATGCCTCTAATGCTTCTTTCAATGTGGCTGGTTTTTCATCATAAAGCAAATCATATACTTTAATCAAAAAAGAATCTGAAAGATATTTATAAAATACGATTCCTAACAGATAATCCTTATACTCATTTGCATCCATTTTTGAACGTAAAATATCTGCTCCACTCCATAATACGCTAATCAAATCCTTGCTATTTTCTATTTCTGCCATCTTTGTTTACCCTCCATTTTCTATGAATAATGTTCAATCAATCTTTTAATTTCACTTCTCATTTGCTCCACCACATCATCCGGTCCAACAATCTTTATACCGTCCCCCAATGAAAATACCCATCCAAGGAACTGTCTGCTGACATGCACATTTACATTCACAGTAAAGTGTTCATCATCTGTCGGAAACAAAATCACATTTTTCCCAAAACGGTCAATGATGACACCTACCAGGTTGTTTTTTACCAGTAATTTTACCGTCTGTTCTTTTCCTCCGAACATTCCAAAGCTTTTCTTTGCATAATCAGCCATGTCAAGCTTATTAAAGAACTCTTTTCCTTCCCGGTTCTCACTTGAAAATCGGATATGAAGCATTTTATCTACTCGGTAATGTTTAATCTTCTCCGCATCCGAATCGTAGCCTACCAGATAATAGTTTTCATCGTCCCACGAAAGTCCCCATGGACTAATATGATACCAGGCTCCATTATGTCTGAGTTCCATTTCTTTTTTTACATTCCACTGATAATATTGGAACTTTATTTTCTTATTTTCTGAAATTGCATTATGAATAGCATCTACTGTGTAGTAGATGCTCTCATTCATTGTCTTTATTCTTCCAGACACATATACCTGACGCTGCAGTTTCTGTGCCTCATATTCACTAACCATTTTTTCCAGCTTCTTAATCAACGTATTCGATTTCTTTTCTGTGATGAATTTTGAAGACTGAATTGCATCTACCAGAAGTTTCAACTCAGGTAGTTCAAACGTGCGACTGACCACATGATAATGATAACGGTTTCCAATCGGTTCTCCTTCCACTTCAATGCCAAGAACACTTAGGTCACGAAGATCCGTATAGATACTTTTTCGGTCAGCTGTGATATTGTATTCCGCCAAACTTTCCATGATTTCTGGCATTGTAATATAATGCTCTTCATCTGTTTTTTCCAGCATAATCTGTGCCAGTCGGTACAGCTTAAATTTCTGATTTGTTCCCTTCGGCATGATGCACTTCTCCCTTCTGCCAACATATTTCAAGTATATCATAGGTGGGAAATATATTGTGCATCTTTTTACATAAATCTTTTTGTTGTAAATCTAGTTTTATACAAATGTAGGTTCGTTTTTCATTAATTATCATGAAAGAACTTAACTACAGCAACAATTATGATGATAATTCCAATCCAAAAGAAGAATTGAAATGCTCCTCCAAGTTCTGAAGCAAAATCGTTCAAAAAAGCAAATACCAGAAGAATGATCGCAATCAATCCTCCACAACCCAATTTTCCATCTTTCATAAGATCTACTCCTTCAAAGCTGCACTTCCTATATTCTAAGAAATACAGTATATCTTTAATCCTTAACTATTTCTTCCACCAGCGACATATATTCAGGAAGTTGATTCATAAAGGGTTGTAATGTTTTTCTGACCAAACCACGTCAAAATATGAATTCTCTTTAATGTAGTCGGCAAATACCCGACAAACTTTTTCAATTTCGCCGTCCTGTTCTTTTGTATACATTTTATTCTTATTTCTCCAACTTTTCTTCAATTCTGCTTTTACGATAATCTAGAATATCACTGAACAAAAGTAATCCCTCTGTTATGGCTATCATGACCATTCCTGCCTTTACTAAGATTTTCGCTTTCGGATCATCGGACGCTTTTGCTTCTTTAGCGATACCACCAAGTATTCCGATCAACCCAATATTCACCAGTCTCTGCATATTTCTGTTTATTGCTTTATTTTCATAATAGATTTTTCTTAACATCTCTTTATTTTTCATCGTTCATTGTCTCCTTCATTTCGTTTTTAAGGCTCTTCTTACAAACCTTACATATTGTTCCAGCCGGTGTTACCAGCTCAACTTTCGCATAAGCAGTCTTCCCGATCTTGTCATACAAACGACCGGCACTCATAGAATCGCCGATAACGGTGTATGAACTATTTGCTACATATCCGATTTTTCCAAGACCTTCATAAGTAACTTTGATTGCTTCTTTGTCATACTCATTATCTGGTTCTTTCTCTAGTCGGATCTTCGTTCCTTTTTTGAGAAAATCATTTCCAAAATAATGTTTTGTTCCTGTCAGTGTGATAAATACTTTTGCCATGATACGCCCTCCTTTAGCTACTTTTATTTGATGGTTATAGTGTAGATTAATAGGTGGGATATAAAAACCCCCACATATATTGTGGTGACCATTATAAAAAAACACAAAATAAGACCCAGAAGATCTGTCACAGTCATTTTGTGTTTCCTGGCATAATCACAGATACGCTTATACATAGGATCTTCCACCCGGATACTTAATACTTTCTTTTTTACATTTTCCGACTTTGGTCTTCCTGTTTTCGCCATATCTGTTCTTATTCCTCCACATTCACATTATGATTTTCGTATGACAAAAAGTTAATCCCTGTTTTTCGTCCTTCCACAATTTCCTGGAATTTCGTCAGCCCAATGCTGTAAAGCTCTGCCCCTTCCTGATAGCGGACAAATTTCTTTGCTAATTTCTTTGTTTTCTCTACATCTTTACGTGCATATCCCATACACGGCACCTCCCTTTTTGCATATAAAAAGCAGCTAACCTATTTTTCATAGACTAACTGCTTGTACTTTTGTTCCATATTCGGTTTTATTCTACAAATCCGACAGTGAAATTCGGTCGTATGTGCCATTTTTCTTATCTTCCGGATGTGGTTCCAGTCCGATAATTGTAATATCTTTCTGGTCCGGTCCATAAACCCAGTACATTCTCATTGTGCCACTGGTTTTATTTTCCAGATATGATTGCCACACTTTCATTCCATAACGTCTGGATAA
This region includes:
- a CDS encoding HIRAN domain-containing protein; protein product: MAKVFITLTGTKHYFGNDFLKKGTKIRLEKEPDNEYDKEAIKVTYEGLGKIGYVANSSYTVIGDSMSAGRLYDKIGKTAYAKVELVTPAGTICKVCKKSLKNEMKETMNDEK
- a CDS encoding helix-turn-helix transcriptional regulator — protein: MPKGTNQKFKLYRLAQIMLEKTDEEHYITMPEIMESLAEYNITADRKSIYTDLRDLSVLGIEVEGEPIGNRYHYHVVSRTFELPELKLLVDAIQSSKFITEKKSNTLIKKLEKMVSEYEAQKLQRQVYVSGRIKTMNESIYYTVDAIHNAISENKKIKFQYYQWNVKKEMELRHNGAWYHISPWGLSWDDENYYLVGYDSDAEKIKHYRVDKMLHIRFSSENREGKEFFNKLDMADYAKKSFGMFGGKEQTVKLLVKNNLVGVIIDRFGKNVILFPTDDEHFTVNVNVHVSRQFLGWVFSLGDGIKIVGPDDVVEQMRSEIKRLIEHYS
- a CDS encoding type I restriction-modification system subunit M; the encoded protein is MAEIENSKDLISVLWSGADILRSKMDANEYKDYLLGIVFYKYLSDSFLIKVYDLLYDEKPATLKEALEAYKEALEDESAEELKDQLSEECHYVMEPELTYTYFADAARNNSFNREQLQKGFNNIEQSDPIFADLFTDIDLYSNRLGAGDQKQSDTVASLIKEIDKADLLNSDAEILGNAYEYLIGQFASETGKKAGEFYTPQAVSKILTKIAISGQEDKKGLSVYDPCMGSGSLLLNAKKYASAPEYIKYYGQEQNTSTYNLARMNMFLHGIVAENQHLRNGDTLDGDWPTGEETDFNMVLMNPPYSAKWSAAAGFLQDERFSDYGVLAPKSKADYAFLLHGLYHLKNNGTMAIVLPHGVLFRGAAEGKIREKLLRSGNIYAVIGLPANLFYNTSIPTCIIVLKKHRDGRDVLFIDASKKFNKGKKQNEMTDEHIDEVLALYSDRKTVEKESYLASFEDIEKNDFNLNIPRYVDNFEKEEDVDINTLLQDMKKTDDELEQVKGDFVSLLKDLTSPDQNIIFSLNDLIRKLEG
- a CDS encoding DUF6462 family protein, with translation MGYARKDVEKTKKLAKKFVRYQEGAELYSIGLTKFQEIVEGRKTGINFLSYENHNVNVEE